From the genome of Synchiropus splendidus isolate RoL2022-P1 chromosome 17, RoL_Sspl_1.0, whole genome shotgun sequence, one region includes:
- the pitpnab gene encoding phosphatidylinositol transfer protein alpha isoform — translation MLIKEFRVLLPISVEEYQVGQLYSVAEASKNETGGGEGVEVLKNEPYEKEGEKGQYTHKIYHLQSKVPSFVRMLAPASALNIHEKAWNAYPYCRTVITNEYMKDNFLIKIETWHKPDMGHLENVHGLDAETWKKVDVVYIDIADRTQVEPKDYKPEEDPCRYKSVKTGRGPLGPDWKKELPNKKDCPHMCAYKLVTVKFKWWGLQNKVENFIQKQEKRLFTNFHRQLFCWIDKWIELNMEDIRRMEEETRKELDEMRVKDPVKGMVAIED, via the exons ATGCTCATCAAGGAATT CCGAGTGCTTCTTCCCATTTCTGTGGAGGAG TACCAGGTGGGTCAGCTGTACTCTGTGGCCGAGGCCAGTAAGAATGAGACCGGCGGCGGCGAAGGAGTGGAGGTGCTGAAGAACGAGCCCTACGAGAAGGAAGGCGAGAAGGGacagtacacacacaaaatCTACCATCTGCAGAG TAAAGTGCCGTCCTTTGTCAGAATGTTGGCCCCAGCATCTGCCCTCAACATCCACGAGAAGGCCTGGAACGCCTACCCTTACTGTCGCACAG TGATCACT AATGAGTACATGAAAGACAACTTCCTGATCAAGATCGAGACGTGGCACAAACCCGACATGGGGCACCTGGAAAAT GTCCACGGTCTGGATGCAGAGACCTGGAAGAAGGTGGACGTCGTCTACATTGACATCGCAGACCGGACCCAGGTGGAGCCGAAG GACTACAAGCCTGAGGAGGACCCCTGCAGATACAAGTCTGTGAAGACCGGACGAGGTCCCCTGGGTCCAGACTGGAAG AAGGAGCTCCCCAACAAGAAAGACTGCCCCCACATGTGTGCCTACAAGCTGGTGACCGTCAAGTTCAAGTGGTGGGGCCTGCAGAACAAAGTGGAGAACTTCATCCAGAAG CAAGAGAAGCGTCTGTTCACCAACTTCCACCGTCAGCTCTTCTGCTGGATCGATAAGTGGATCGAACTGAACATGGAGGACATTCGTCGCATGGAGGAGGAGACGCGCAAGGAGCTGGATGAG ATGCGAGTCAAGGACCCAGTGAAGGGGATGGTGGCGATCGAGGACTGA